The following proteins are encoded in a genomic region of Brachypodium distachyon strain Bd21 chromosome 1, Brachypodium_distachyon_v3.0, whole genome shotgun sequence:
- the LOC100835672 gene encoding uncharacterized protein LOC100835672, whose product MAMVPDLGSDFAQRLLVDLRRRRERLGFESSSSSQQQQQQQRTPPRDACSNSQRPLRNQKPQQRAPAPGARRPPESTTTTQRPSHQQQGSSGNAIAMAGKPRRRRADIVAADAHAIVPFQGGGGGGAKPKPSVDVQMAALALALSSNGGGGKLRRVELVARNGSVFFRDPDMAAAIGVRELNEMLMAYSNSSGGRRRSSAAMNLEESLSMLVMLQDASGYAIELRSGTARSGGSGKVLLLKGKENRKSSLSPSSSARIVEIVDEDSDAEQAKDRKTSTQIVAYNSSQGYQSPTPNSSSAMASSAAGSSNSKINGASEGEKDGSKVRMPSVIAKLMGLDNLPSSSAAPAKAVPERKGTEKFVRPEALPRKETRANSMDRKLPIRIVASEKASSKGQHKILLAGDWKTGVTNYGEFEFANALSNSPSHPAHGGNKQVRQTMGQVLRKMVGTEQGDDDERITHEDKAFAEEIKVQIPVNIGSRSDAGKKTDFLKRFRKSSESRPAMEDKHITEEKSAGAGKKQDTIIKRLLGRDSETKSRRAREKINKENLAVTETNAAGKNGRTDQMKRQAQNKHTDRKITRKKAQSCRKTQTETPAQNLEDKKPVMSEAPHMRKKLEYTIITEQENGEHTEVNDTVSFSKPSDSTHGDVVGFSEQLAIAVTRSITTEAASLDQALQDITEETNDPTTIDVDVIQESEDSKFLDQTTTVEMMNDGRIDHRDSETTQIPETFAEEEQHQQQQQQQQMIVKDQLTDGPDHTTKSTDPTVLQDHKTHVVSCDSFTESQLLLMQLLLKDRYLLETAKSIIKVDAPVDLAVNAGARNWSDKCNGLLSDVTQEVTRRKAKRTEAMEGVAGSRKLRYLDDLVRELDGDIESLDTCRRPHRPRDEDGTAEILGIVLERDIENNHPDADSTWDYGWDFRVSGLPVEKNEVVRDLEKNILGGIITDVVRDLVGVSVRHGCCPCVD is encoded by the exons ATGCTTGTTCAAATTCTCAGAGACCACTTCGAAATCAGAAGCCACAGCAAAGAGCTCCTGCTCCTGGAGCAAGGAGACCACCAGAATCAACAACGACGACACAGAGACCATCA caccagcagcaaggCAGCAGCGGCAACGCCATTGCCATGGCCGGCaagccgcggcgccgccgcgccgacatcgtcgccgccgacgcgcacgcCATTGTGCCATtccaaggaggaggcgggggcggcgctaaGCCGAAGCCCTCAGTCGACGTGCAGATGGCGGCGCTGGCCCTGGCTCTCAGCAGcaacggcggtggcgggaAGCTGCGGCGCGTCGAGCTCGTGGCCCGCAACGGCTCCGTCTTCTTCCGAGATCCGGACATGGCGGCCGCGATCGGGGTGCGGGAGCTGAACGAGATGCTCATGGCGTACTCGAACTCTTcgggcgggaggaggaggagctccgcggCCATGAACCTGGAGGAGTCCCTGAGCATGCTCGTCATGCTCCAGGACGCCTCGGGCTACGCCATAGAGTTAAGATCAGGGACTgcgaggagcggcggcagcggcaaggTGCTGCTGCTCAAGGGCAAGGAGAACCGGAAGAGCTCGCTTTCGCCGTCGAGCTCCGCGAGGATCGTGGAGATCGTCGACGAAGATTCAGATGCAGAGCAAGCCAAGGATAGGAAGACATCAACGCAGATCGTTGCTTATAACAGTTCTCAAGGCTATCAGAGTCCAACTCCAAACAGTAGCTCGGCCATGGCATCTAGTGCTGCTGGCTCAAGCAATTCCAAGATCAACGGTGCTTCTGAAGGTGAAAAGGATGGTTCGAAAGTGAGGATGCCCAGTGTGATCGCCAAGCTGATGGGGCTGGACAATCTTccttcgtcgtcggcggcgccggcaaaGGCGGTGCCGGAGCGCAAGGGGACGGAGAAGTTTGTGAGGCCTGAAGCGCTGCCAAGGAAGGAGACCAGAGCGAATTCGATGGACCGAAAGTTGCCGATACGGATTGTAGCTTCAGAGAAGGCGTCATCCAAAGGGCAGCACAAGATTTTGCTGGCAGGGGATTGGAAGACTGGCGTGACAAACTATGGAGAATTTGAATTTGCTAATGCACTGTCAAACAGTCCATCACATCCTGCACATGGGGGTAATAAGCAAGTGAGGCAAACCATGGGGCAAGTGTTGAGAAAGATGGTAGGAACAGAGCaaggagatgatgatgagagAATTACTCATGAGGATAAGGCATTTGCAGAAGAAATCAAGGTTCAGATTCCCGTCAACATTGGAAGCCGCAGCGATGCGGGTAAGAAGACGGACTTTCTCAAGAGATTCAGGAAGAGTTCAGAAAGTAGACCAGCCATGGAAGACAAGCACATTACTGAAGAGAAGAGCGCAGGAGCTGGCAAGAAGCAAGACACGATCATCAAACGGTTGCTGGGAAGAGACAGCGAGACAAAATCAAGGAGGGCGAGAGAGAAGATTAACAAGGAAAACCTTGCCGTTACAGAAACCAATGCTGCAGGAAAGAATGGCAGGACAGATCAGATGAAAAGGCAAGCACAGAACAAACACACGGACAGAAAAATCACGAGGAAGAAAGCGCAGAGTTGTCGCAAAACGCAGACCGAAACACCCGCTCAGAACCTAGAAGATAAGAAACCAGTGATGTCAGAAGCACCACATATGAGAAAGAAGCTCGAGTATACTATAATCACAGAACAGGAGAATGGCGAACATACAGAAGTAAATGATACTGTCAGTTTTAGCAAACCATCAGACAGCACGCATGGCGATGTCGTCGGTTTTTCGGAACAATTGGCAATAGCAGTGACACGCAGCATCACAACTGAAGCAGCTTCCTTAGACCAAGCTTTACAGGATATAACTGAAGAAACCAATGATCCTACAACCATTGATGTTGATGTTATACAGGAAAGTGAGGACTCAAAATTCTTGGACCAGACTACAACTGTTGAGATGATGAAT GATGGAAGAATTGACCACAGAGATAGTGAAACTACACAGATACCTGAAACATTTGCTGAGGAAGAGcaacatcagcagcagcaacaacaacaacaaatgatAGTGAAAGATCAACTAACTGATG GTCCGGATCATACCACGAAGTCCACCGATCCGACAGTTCTGCAGGATCACAAGACACATGTGGTTTCATGCGATTCATTCACAGAGAGCCAGCTACTGCTAATGCAATTGCTGCTAAAAGATCGGTACTTGCTCGAAACCGCGAAATCGATCATCAAAGTTGACGCCCCCGTCGATCTCGCCGTCAACGCCGGTGCCCGGAACTGGTCAGACAAATGCAACGGCCTCCTCTCCGACGTAACCCAGGAAGTGACCAGAAGGAAGGCCAAGCGAACGGAGGCCATGGAAGGAGTCGCCGGGAGCCGGAAGCTACGGTATCTGGACGATCTCGTCAGAGAACTGGACGGCGACATCGAGAGCCTGGACACGTGCAGGAGACCTCATCGGCCGCGGGACGAAGATGGCACGGCTGAGATTTTGGGGATTGTGCTTGAGAGGGACATTGAGAACAATCACCCGGACGCCGACTCGACGTGGGATTACGGTTGGGACTTTCGCGTGTCGGGGCTGCCGGTCGAGAAGAATGAGGTCGTCAGGGATCTGGAGAAGAACATACTTGGTGGGATTATCACTGATGTGGTCAGGGATCTCGTCGGAGTATCGGTGCGCCATGGGTGTTGTCCGTGTGTTGATTGA
- the LOC104581964 gene encoding cysteine proteinase inhibitor 8, producing MRTSSCLLLLAVVTIIAVVYPVTTSAQQPWHPIDGEDIDRPFYQILGGWAVMEHVKQAHDGLKFSKVFSGEKQDLSTSVKYHFVIIASDRGGKTDRYDAELIEGNPRRLISFAPAN from the coding sequence ATGAGGACCTCcagctgcctcctcctccttgctgTTGTCACCATCATCGCCGTGGTTTATCCCGTTACCACGTCTGCTCAACAGCCTTGGCACCCGATCGACGGAGAGGACATCGACAGACCGTTCTACCAGATCCTCGGTGGGTGGGCGGTGATGGAGCACGTCAAGCAGGCACACGACGGGCTCAAGTTCAGCAAGGTGTTTAGCGGCGAGAAGCAGGATTTGTCGACGAGTGTGAAGTATCACTTTGTCATCATCGCATCGGATAGAGGTGGCAAGACCGATAGGTACGACGCGGAGTTGATCGAAGGCAACCCACGCAGGCTCATCTCCTTCGCCCCAGCAAACTAA